A single window of Candidatus Rhabdochlamydia oedothoracis DNA harbors:
- a CDS encoding IS630 family transposase, with protein sequence MQPEANFLTRNQKDILKARHRHERDKRLCDRIKSILLLDEGWTYPQVAHALLLDEDTIRRYYKTYLEGGKEALLNLNYAGKACRLNQGQLKQLKIYVKEEAPSSAKQVVNFAKDHFGICYTPSAMVSLLHRLNFTYKKPKLIPGKVNEKAKELFSQELQNLEKELAQTDQLLYLDGVHPQHNSKPSYGWYEKGSKAILLTNTGRKRININGALDVKRLEVTTLSSDSINAQSTLDLFKKWEEKYPFAQRIVVICDNAAYYRSKIVANYLKTSRVEIKFLPPYSPDLNLIERLWRFMNKKVRNNRYYEKFLDFKKAICAFFENIPKYREELQPLLSRKFCLVKS encoded by the coding sequence ATGCAACCTGAAGCGAACTTTTTAACAAGAAACCAAAAAGACATCCTCAAGGCTCGTCATCGCCATGAACGGGATAAAAGGCTATGCGATAGAATCAAATCTATTTTATTGTTAGATGAAGGGTGGACATACCCACAAGTAGCACATGCTTTACTCTTAGATGAGGATACGATAAGGCGTTACTATAAAACTTATTTAGAAGGTGGCAAAGAAGCATTGCTGAATTTGAACTATGCAGGAAAGGCATGCCGGCTCAATCAAGGCCAACTTAAACAACTAAAAATCTATGTAAAAGAAGAAGCTCCCAGTTCAGCTAAACAAGTTGTCAATTTTGCCAAAGACCACTTTGGAATATGTTATACACCATCAGCTATGGTTTCTTTATTGCATCGGTTAAACTTTACCTATAAAAAGCCTAAGCTGATTCCTGGAAAAGTGAATGAGAAAGCTAAAGAGCTTTTTTCACAAGAATTGCAAAATCTAGAAAAAGAACTCGCTCAAACAGATCAACTGCTTTATTTAGATGGGGTTCATCCTCAACACAATTCCAAACCCTCTTATGGATGGTATGAAAAAGGATCTAAGGCTATATTGCTAACAAATACAGGACGTAAACGTATCAATATCAATGGAGCCTTAGATGTAAAGCGCTTAGAAGTTACAACTCTTTCTTCCGACTCTATCAATGCGCAATCTACTCTTGATTTGTTTAAAAAATGGGAAGAAAAGTATCCTTTTGCACAAAGAATCGTGGTTATATGCGATAACGCTGCCTACTATAGGTCAAAAATCGTTGCAAATTACCTAAAAACATCCAGAGTAGAAATCAAATTCTTGCCTCCTTATTCTCCCGATCTCAATCTGATTGAACGCCTTTGGCGATTCATGAATAAAAAAGTCCGCAATAATCGATATTATGAAAAATTCTTAGATTTTAAGAAGGCAATTTGTGCTTTTTTTGAAAATATTCCTAAATATCGGGAAGAACTGCAACCTCTTTTATCTAGGAAATTTTGCTTAGTTAAATCTTAA
- a CDS encoding helix-turn-helix domain-containing protein, which yields MVKIDCWFELTPSQIADLEHKLKHPKDYSERNRLCVILGYDEGISTKNLAKTLRISPITVQEHLREL from the coding sequence ATGGTAAAAATCGACTGTTGGTTTGAACTGACCCCTAGCCAGATAGCTGACTTAGAACACAAGTTAAAGCATCCAAAAGACTATTCTGAACGGAATAGGCTTTGTGTAATTTTGGGCTATGATGAGGGTATCTCAACAAAAAATCTTGCTAAAACACTCCGGATAAGCCCTATCACTGTTCAGGAACACCTCAGAGAATTATGA
- the ispG gene encoding (E)-4-hydroxy-3-methylbut-2-enyl-diphosphate synthase: MIKYCESTYKTKRWKTREVMVGKVGVGGNNPIRIQSMTTSSTRDVQATIDQIIRLADAGCEIARVTVQGMKEADACEGIKSGLLQRGYTIPLVADIHFFPPAAMRVVDFVDKVRVNPGNYVDRRASFKTREYDDASYAKEIEKIEEKFTSLVEKCKSLKRAMRIGTNHGSLSDRIMNRYGDTPQGMVESALEFARVCRKNDFHDFMFSMKSSNPQVMILAYRLLVAEMMSLGWDYPLHLGVTEAGEGEDGRVKSAMGIGSLLLDGIGNTIRISLTEDPWHEIDPCQRLVALASTYEKKQGMPPFEEIYRNIEKIERRTVNLPRNISLHRDGTVFISVNKSDVEDCDFYKKLGCDIQLSLPKLKRTSADCIVLDKDVNFNTPILKHLQEMGMSVFSYNPIEGGVKLISLSELDKLAPAPSLLAVIIKNESSTEWEKLLKTQPALIVLAPEDHRLHYCRQFFYWLQMQKLHLPVILHFNYSCIQEDFIIQSSAELGALLCDGLGDGIWLKGPYDFDFLRNLSFTILQSTRMRSFKTDFISCPSCGRTLFDLQDVSKRIRARTSHLPGVKIAIMGCIVNGPGEMADADFGYVGSKPGKIDLYLGKTCVEKDIDFTHADNRLIELIKKHGQWIEPEIVEEFT, from the coding sequence ATGATTAAATATTGCGAATCTACTTATAAGACAAAGAGGTGGAAAACACGCGAGGTTATGGTGGGTAAAGTAGGGGTTGGGGGAAACAATCCTATACGTATTCAATCTATGACCACCTCTAGCACACGTGATGTCCAAGCTACCATAGATCAGATTATTCGACTTGCTGATGCAGGTTGTGAAATTGCTAGGGTAACGGTTCAAGGGATGAAAGAAGCTGATGCTTGTGAGGGTATTAAAAGTGGACTTCTTCAGCGTGGTTATACAATTCCTCTTGTTGCAGATATACATTTTTTCCCTCCTGCTGCGATGCGTGTTGTGGATTTTGTTGATAAAGTGAGGGTAAATCCTGGTAATTACGTAGATAGAAGAGCTTCATTTAAAACGAGAGAATACGATGATGCATCTTATGCAAAAGAAATAGAAAAAATTGAAGAAAAATTTACTTCTCTTGTAGAAAAATGCAAATCTTTGAAGAGAGCCATGCGTATAGGTACAAATCATGGTTCTTTGTCTGACCGTATTATGAACCGTTATGGCGATACACCACAAGGAATGGTGGAGTCAGCATTGGAATTTGCAAGAGTTTGTCGTAAGAACGATTTTCATGATTTTATGTTTTCGATGAAGTCATCTAATCCACAGGTAATGATTTTAGCCTATCGGCTTTTAGTTGCTGAAATGATGTCTTTGGGATGGGATTATCCTCTGCATTTAGGAGTTACAGAGGCAGGAGAGGGAGAAGATGGCCGAGTTAAATCAGCTATGGGGATTGGCTCACTTTTGCTAGATGGAATAGGCAATACCATTCGTATTTCTCTAACAGAAGATCCTTGGCATGAAATCGACCCTTGTCAACGCCTTGTTGCATTGGCTTCTACATATGAAAAAAAGCAGGGGATGCCTCCTTTTGAAGAGATCTATCGTAATATCGAAAAGATAGAGCGACGCACAGTTAATTTACCAAGAAATATTTCTTTGCATAGAGATGGAACAGTCTTTATCAGTGTCAATAAGAGTGATGTAGAAGATTGCGATTTTTATAAAAAATTAGGATGTGATATTCAGCTAAGCCTTCCTAAACTTAAAAGAACTAGTGCTGATTGTATTGTTTTAGATAAGGATGTTAATTTTAATACTCCTATTCTCAAGCATTTGCAAGAAATGGGAATGAGCGTGTTTTCCTATAATCCCATTGAAGGCGGAGTTAAGCTTATTTCTTTATCAGAACTTGATAAGCTAGCTCCTGCACCATCTTTATTAGCTGTTATCATAAAAAACGAATCCTCTACAGAATGGGAAAAACTTTTAAAGACACAACCAGCGCTTATTGTTTTAGCGCCAGAAGATCATCGATTGCATTACTGTAGGCAGTTTTTTTATTGGCTTCAAATGCAAAAGCTACACCTTCCTGTGATTTTGCACTTTAACTATAGCTGTATTCAAGAAGATTTTATTATTCAATCCTCTGCAGAGCTAGGAGCGCTTCTTTGCGATGGCTTAGGGGATGGAATCTGGCTAAAGGGTCCGTATGATTTTGATTTCTTAAGAAATTTAAGTTTTACTATCTTGCAATCTACAAGAATGCGCTCTTTCAAAACCGATTTTATCTCTTGTCCAAGTTGTGGTAGAACGCTTTTTGATCTTCAAGATGTTTCTAAGCGTATCCGTGCGCGTACTTCACATCTTCCTGGTGTGAAAATTGCTATCATGGGTTGTATTGTAAATGGCCCAGGAGAAATGGCAGATGCGGACTTTGGTTACGTTGGATCTAAGCCAGGGAAGATCGATCTCTATCTTGGGAAAACCTGTGTGGAGAAAGATATTGATTTTACTCATGCCGATAATCGCTTAATTGAACTTATCAAAAAACATGGGCAATGGATAGAACCAGAAATAGTAGAAGAATTTACTTAA